The Gallus gallus isolate bGalGal1 chromosome 32 unlocalized genomic scaffold, bGalGal1.mat.broiler.GRCg7b 32_unloc2, whole genome shotgun sequence genome has a window encoding:
- the LOC121108686 gene encoding uncharacterized protein LOC121108686 isoform X3: MKDAQKLRAERTAARKEKLKQEKQLVAQLEQQLQAETEEMEVLRQEKQRLQEEREELELEGAWQQHQLELEAAHVPGAVLPKLVEAELEKKEQARRRGLAFWMKTICLIFVSLLLLLVAVLGSAVLYAQHYDQELLYRLLLRVLPQAMYASPAYFASRSLRVVCDGLLPI, encoded by the exons ATGAAG GATGCCCAGAAATTACGGGCAGAAAGAACAGCTGCCaggaaagagaagctgaagcag gagaagcagctcGTTGCCCAGctggaacagcagctgcaggctgagacaGAGGAGATGGAG GTGCTGCGCCAGGAAAAACAGCGCCTGCAAGAGGAGcgggaggagctggagctggagggtgCCTG gcagcagcatcagctggagctggaggcagcccacgtgcctggggctgtgctgccgaAGCTGGTGGAGGCAGAGCTG gagaagaaggagcaggCGAGGAGACGTGGGCTCGCCTTCTGGATGAA GACAATCTGCCTCATCTTCgtcagcctcctgctgctgctcgttgccgtgctgggctctgcagtgctgtacgCCCAGCACTATGACCAGGAGCTGTTGTATCGGCTCCTGCTGCGAGTGCTGCCCCAGGCAATGTACGCTTCCCCGGCGTACTTTGCGAGCAGGAGCCTGCGTGTGGtctgtgatgggctgctgcccatctga
- the LOC121106527 gene encoding uncharacterized protein LOC121106527 isoform X1, whose product MTSQMPWGGAGAVGQRGTCWPHSAGGAGPARSCASGAVMRAQCVSRRLRAVWRAKLVEEELLAHAAVEKCKAVARESLMKDAQKLRAERTAARKEKLKQEKHLVAQLEEQLQAETEEMEVAWRGEGMGAARPRVGTWRTSAAGTGTHAFVCQVLRQEKQHLQEEREELELEGAWQQHQLELEAAHVPGAVLPKLVEAELEKKEQARRRGLAFWMKTICLIFVSLLLLLVAVLGSAVLYAQHYDQELLYRLLLRVLPQAMYASPAYFASRSLRVVCDGLLPI is encoded by the exons ATGACCTCACAGATGCCCTGGGGtggggcaggggcagtgggTCAGCGCGGAACCTGCTGGCCCCATTCTGCGGGTGGTGCTGGTCCAGCGAGGAGCTGTGCGAGTGGTGCAGTAATGCGGGCCCAGTGTGTCAGCAGAAGATTAAGGGCGGTGTGGCGTGCGAagctggtggaggaggagctgctg GCTCATGCGGCCGTGGAGAAGTGCAAGGCCGTGGCCAGGGAATCCTTGATGAAG GATGCCCAGAAATTACGGGCAGAAAGAACAGCTGCCaggaaagagaagctgaagcag gagaagcatCTCGTTGCCcagctggaagagcagctgcaggctgagacaGAGGAGATGGAGGTAGCGTGGAGGGGCgaggggatgggggctgcccgCCCCCGCGTGGGGACCTGGAGGACGTCTGCAGCGGGCACGGGCACTCACGCTTTTGTCTGCCAGGTGCTGCgccaggaaaaacagcaccTGCAAGAGGAGcgggaggagctggagctggagggtgCCTG gcagcagcatcagctggagctggaggcagcccacgtgcctggggctgtgctgccgaAGCTGGTGGAGGCAGAGCTG gagaagaaggagcaggCGAGGAGACGAGGGCTCGCCTTCTGGATGAA GACAATCTGCCTCATCTTCgtcagcctcctgctgctgctcgttgctgtgctgggctctgcagtgctgtacgCCCAGCACTATGACCAGGAGCTGTTGTATCGGCTCCTGCTGCGAGTGCTGCCCCAGGCAATGTACGCTTCCCCGGCGTACTTTGCGAGCAGGAGCCTGCGTGTCGtctgtgatgggctgctgcccatctga
- the LOC121108690 gene encoding trichohyalin-like: MTSQMPWGGAGAVGQRGTCWPHSAGGAGPARSCASGAVMRAQCVSRRLRAVWRAKLVEEELLAHAAVEKCKAVARESLMKDAQKLRAERTAARKEKLKQEKHLVAQLEEQLQAETEEMEVLRQEKQHLQEEREELELEGAW, from the exons ATGACCTCACAGATGCCCTGGGGtggggcaggggcagtgggTCAGCGCGGAACCTGCTGGCCCCATTCTGCGGGTGGTGCTGGTCCAGCGAGGAGCTGTGCGAGTGGTGCAGTAATGCGGGCCCAGTGTGTCAGCAGAAGATTAAGGGCGGTGTGGCGTGCGAagctggtggaggaggagctgctg GCTCATGCGGCCGTGGAGAAGTGCAAGGCCGTGGCCAGGGAATCCTTGATGAAG GATGCCCAGAAATTACGGGCAGAAAGAACAGCTGCCaggaaagagaagctgaagcag gagaagcatCTCGTTGCCcagctggaagagcagctgcaggctgagacaGAGGAGATGGAG GTGCTGCgccaggaaaaacagcaccTGCAAGAGGAGcgggaggagctggagctggagggtgCCTGGTGA
- the LOC121108689 gene encoding uncharacterized protein LOC121108689 isoform X1 translates to MELPSDGAPWECCCPDGCSSSSFPQDAQKLRAERTAARKEKLKQEKQLVAQLEQQLQAETEEMEVAWRGEGMGAARPRVGTWRTSAAGTGTHAFVCQVLRQEKQHLQEEREELELEGAWQQHQLELEAAHVPGAVLPELVEAELEKKERARRRGLAFWMKTICLIFVSLLLLLVAVLGSAVLYAQHYDQELLYRLLLRVLPQAMYASPAYFASRSLRVVCDGLLPI, encoded by the exons ATGGAGCTGCCGTCAGACGGAGCTCCGTgggagtgctgctgccctgatggctgctcctcttcttctttcccacagGATGCCCAGAAATTACGGGCAGAAAGAACAGCTGCCaggaaagagaagctgaagcag gagaagcagctcGTTGCCCAGctggaacagcagctgcaggctgagacaGAGGAGATGGAGGTAGCGTGGAGGGGCgaggggatgggggctgcccgCCCCCGCGTGGGGACCTGGAGGACGTCTGCAGCAGGCACGGGCACTCACGCTTTTGTCTGCCAGGTGCTGCgccaggaaaaacagcaccTGCAAGAGGAGcgggaggagctggagctggagggtgCCTG gcagcagcatcagctggagctggaggcagcccacgtgcctggggctgtgctgccggaGCTGGTGGAGGCAGAGCTG GAGAAGAAGGAGCGGGCGAGGAGACGTGGGCTCGCCTTCTGGATGAA GACAATCTGCCTCATCTTCgtcagcctcctgctgctgctcgttgccgtgctgggctctgcagtgctgtacgCCCAGCACTATGACCAGGAGCTGTTGTATCGGCTCCTGCTGCGAGTGCTGCCCCAGGCAATGTACGCTTCCCCGGCGTACTTTGCGAGCAGGAGCCTGCGTGTGGtctgtgatgggctgctgcccatctga
- the LOC121108686 gene encoding uncharacterized protein LOC121108686 isoform X2, translating into MTSQMPWGGAGAVGQRGTCWPHSAGGAGPARSCASGAAMRAQCVSRRLRAVWRAKLVEEELLAHAAVEKCKAVARESLMKDAQKLRAERTAARKEKLKQEKQLVAQLEQQLQAETEEMEVLRQEKQRLQEEREELELEGAWQQHQLELEAAHVPGAVLPKLVEAELEKKEQARRRGLAFWMKTICLIFVSLLLLLVAVLGSAVLYAQHYDQELLYRLLLRVLPQAMYASPAYFASRSLRVVCDGLLPI; encoded by the exons ATGACCTCACAGATGCCCTGGGGtggggcaggggcagtgggTCAGCGCGGAACCTGCTGGCCCCATTCTGCGGGTGGTGCTGGTCCAGCGAGGAGCTGTGCGAGTGGTGCAGCAATGCGGGCCCAGTGTGTCAGCAGAAGATTAAGGGCGGTGTGGCGTGCGAagctggtggaggaggagctgctg GCTCATGCGGCCGTGGAGAAGTGCAAGGCCGTGGCCAGGGAATCCTTGATGAAG GATGCCCAGAAATTACGGGCAGAAAGAACAGCTGCCaggaaagagaagctgaagcag gagaagcagctcGTTGCCCAGctggaacagcagctgcaggctgagacaGAGGAGATGGAG GTGCTGCGCCAGGAAAAACAGCGCCTGCAAGAGGAGcgggaggagctggagctggagggtgCCTG gcagcagcatcagctggagctggaggcagcccacgtgcctggggctgtgctgccgaAGCTGGTGGAGGCAGAGCTG gagaagaaggagcaggCGAGGAGACGAGGGCTCGCCTTCTGGATGAA GACAATCTGCCTCATCTTCgtcagcctcctgctgctgctcgttgctgtgctgggctctgcagtgctgtacgCCCAGCACTATGACCAGGAGCTGTTGTATCGGCTCCTGCTGCGAGTGCTGCCCCAGGCAATGTACGCTTCCCCGGCGTACTTTGCGAGCAGGAGCCTGCGTGTCGtctgtgatgggctgctgcccatctga
- the LOC121108686 gene encoding uncharacterized protein LOC121108686 isoform X1, whose translation MTSQMPWGGAGAVGQRGTCWPHSAGGAGPARSCASGAAMRAQCVSRRLRAVWRAKLVEEELLAHAAVEKCKAVARESLMKDAQKLRAERTAARKEKLKQEKQLVAQLEQQLQAETEEMEVLRQEKQRLQEEREELELEGAWQQHQLELEAAHVPGAVLPKLVEAELEKKEQARRRGLAFWMKTICLIFVSLLLLLVAVLGSAVLYAQHYDQELLYRLLLRVLPQAMYASPAYFASRSLRVVCDGLLPI comes from the exons ATGACCTCACAGATGCCCTGGGGtggggcaggggcagtgggTCAGCGCGGAACCTGCTGGCCCCATTCTGCGGGTGGTGCTGGTCCAGCGAGGAGCTGTGCGAGTGGTGCAGCAATGCGGGCCCAGTGTGTCAGCAGAAGATTAAGGGCGGTGTGGCGTGCGAagctggtggaggaggagctgctg GCTCATGCGGCCGTGGAGAAGTGCAAGGCCGTGGCCAGGGAATCCTTGATGAAG GATGCCCAGAAATTACGGGCAGAAAGAACAGCTGCCaggaaagagaagctgaagcag gagaagcagctcGTTGCCCAGctggaacagcagctgcaggctgagacaGAGGAGATGGAG GTGCTGCGCCAGGAAAAACAGCGCCTGCAAGAGGAGcgggaggagctggagctggagggtgCCTG gcagcagcatcagctggagctggaggcagcccacgtgcctggggctgtgctgccgaAGCTGGTGGAGGCAGAGCTG gagaagaaggagcaggCGAGGAGACGTGGGCTCGCCTTCTGGATGAA GACAATCTGCCTCATCTTCgtcagcctcctgctgctgctcgttgccgtgctgggctctgcagtgctgtacgCCCAGCACTATGACCAGGAGCTGTTGTATCGGCTCCTGCTGCGAGTGCTGCCCCAGGCAATGTACGCTTCCCCGGCGTACTTTGCGAGCAGGAGCCTGCGTGTGGtctgtgatgggctgctgcccatctga
- the LOC107050249 gene encoding trichohyalin-like produces MRAQFASGRLTDLQRVNLLEELLQAHERAVEKRKAEARESLMKDAQQIREERMTATKDELDQEKQLIAQLEQQLQAGRKEIKVLRQEKERLQQEREELELKRAWQQHQQQLEAAHVPGAVLPELVEAELEKAEQARRRGLVFWMRTICFIFVSLQLLLFAVLGCAVLYAQHYDQELFYRLLLRVLPRAMYASLAYFASRSLRVVCDGLLPI; encoded by the exons ATGCGGGCCCAGTTTGCCAGCGGGAGATTAACAGATCTGCAGCGTGTGAatctgctggaggagctgctgcag GCTCATGAGCGCGCCGTGGAGAAGCGCAAGGCTGAGGCCAGGGAATCCTTGATGAAG GATGCCCAGCAAATACGGGAAGAAAGAATGACTGCCACGAAAGATGAGCTGGATCAG gagaagcagctcATTGCCCAGctggaacagcagctgcaggctgggagaaAGGAGATCAAG GTGCTGCGCCAGGAAAAAGAGCGCCTGCAACAGGAGCGGGAGGAGCTGGAGTTGAAGAGAGCCTG gcagcagcatcaacagcagctggaggcagcccacgtgcctggggctgtgctgccggaGCTGGTGGAGGCAGAGCTG GAGAAGGCTGAGCAGGCGAGGAGACGTGGGCTTGTCTTCTGGATGAG AACGATCTGCTTCATCTTTgtcagcctccagctgctgctttttgccgtgctgggctgtgcagtgctgtacgCCCAGCACTATGACCAGGAGCTTTTCTATCGGCTCCTGCTGCGAGTGCTGCCCCGAGCAATGTACGCCTCCCTGGCGTACTTTGCGAGCAGGAGCCTGCGTGTGGtctgtgatgggctgctgcccatctga
- the LOC121106527 gene encoding uncharacterized protein LOC121106527 isoform X2 produces MTSQMPWGGAGAVGQRGTCWPHSAGGAGPARSCASGAVMRAQCVSRRLRAVWRAKLVEEELLAHAAVEKCKAVARESLMKDAQKLRAERTAARKEKLKQEKHLVAQLEEQLQAETEEMEVLRQEKQHLQEEREELELEGAWQQHQLELEAAHVPGAVLPKLVEAELEKKEQARRRGLAFWMKTICLIFVSLLLLLVAVLGSAVLYAQHYDQELLYRLLLRVLPQAMYASPAYFASRSLRVVCDGLLPI; encoded by the exons ATGACCTCACAGATGCCCTGGGGtggggcaggggcagtgggTCAGCGCGGAACCTGCTGGCCCCATTCTGCGGGTGGTGCTGGTCCAGCGAGGAGCTGTGCGAGTGGTGCAGTAATGCGGGCCCAGTGTGTCAGCAGAAGATTAAGGGCGGTGTGGCGTGCGAagctggtggaggaggagctgctg GCTCATGCGGCCGTGGAGAAGTGCAAGGCCGTGGCCAGGGAATCCTTGATGAAG GATGCCCAGAAATTACGGGCAGAAAGAACAGCTGCCaggaaagagaagctgaagcag gagaagcatCTCGTTGCCcagctggaagagcagctgcaggctgagacaGAGGAGATGGAG GTGCTGCgccaggaaaaacagcaccTGCAAGAGGAGcgggaggagctggagctggagggtgCCTG gcagcagcatcagctggagctggaggcagcccacgtgcctggggctgtgctgccgaAGCTGGTGGAGGCAGAGCTG gagaagaaggagcaggCGAGGAGACGAGGGCTCGCCTTCTGGATGAA GACAATCTGCCTCATCTTCgtcagcctcctgctgctgctcgttgctgtgctgggctctgcagtgctgtacgCCCAGCACTATGACCAGGAGCTGTTGTATCGGCTCCTGCTGCGAGTGCTGCCCCAGGCAATGTACGCTTCCCCGGCGTACTTTGCGAGCAGGAGCCTGCGTGTCGtctgtgatgggctgctgcccatctga
- the LOC121108689 gene encoding uncharacterized protein LOC121108689 isoform X2: MKDAQKLRAERTAARKEKLKQEKQLVAQLEQQLQAETEEMEVAWRGEGMGAARPRVGTWRTSAAGTGTHAFVCQVLRQEKQHLQEEREELELEGAWQQHQLELEAAHVPGAVLPELVEAELEKKERARRRGLAFWMKTICLIFVSLLLLLVAVLGSAVLYAQHYDQELLYRLLLRVLPQAMYASPAYFASRSLRVVCDGLLPI; encoded by the exons ATGAAG GATGCCCAGAAATTACGGGCAGAAAGAACAGCTGCCaggaaagagaagctgaagcag gagaagcagctcGTTGCCCAGctggaacagcagctgcaggctgagacaGAGGAGATGGAGGTAGCGTGGAGGGGCgaggggatgggggctgcccgCCCCCGCGTGGGGACCTGGAGGACGTCTGCAGCAGGCACGGGCACTCACGCTTTTGTCTGCCAGGTGCTGCgccaggaaaaacagcaccTGCAAGAGGAGcgggaggagctggagctggagggtgCCTG gcagcagcatcagctggagctggaggcagcccacgtgcctggggctgtgctgccggaGCTGGTGGAGGCAGAGCTG GAGAAGAAGGAGCGGGCGAGGAGACGTGGGCTCGCCTTCTGGATGAA GACAATCTGCCTCATCTTCgtcagcctcctgctgctgctcgttgccgtgctgggctctgcagtgctgtacgCCCAGCACTATGACCAGGAGCTGTTGTATCGGCTCCTGCTGCGAGTGCTGCCCCAGGCAATGTACGCTTCCCCGGCGTACTTTGCGAGCAGGAGCCTGCGTGTGGtctgtgatgggctgctgcccatctga